A genomic region of Aspergillus oryzae RIB40 DNA, chromosome 1 contains the following coding sequences:
- a CDS encoding uncharacterized protein (predicted protein) produces MPLPIIASPKSRLNCTAPLEVTRLDTSSPKYWNSNIADTLLTNSTMCQMVVFWHACTHLIVSYMTCAFEEARNHKEQTATTALIDTDCWICQQHQKYPSWGASTTMQRLLITVQNMEYILGVSADEEGFLDMVARFYARGDHKRWMQPGVAKAKYTKDDPYVRGLEVQSYLCTRGQRDFHMNPGYAFDVLFALMKHWDRADYSDLNWSMTGYRPASDFFYVSSSMIGMLADGYGGEHRQRTGGKHVAQRSHCLSNDGGGGVVMPTTQSTMASFEAEMGLGHLRTGSYSQGLPTLDAQTSSFHNVNGNPGSLLPRRPCEALNGPPVAMNQFPQLILRPLSPLGEPGPSIENLNHPRALDERAGHHARTTTLFHPIFSAEYDGDIHTNETFQELDLHHHTRSNSYAYNNTLSTENTPYESTTTPYTDPSPSNESPRHSSKNHDPPEDLDMLLFSPTPGLATIDPSMLNLDSPDQLHLPDDGTCGTGKGKQPIRDISQLHPRGFVFPDIMDISHS; encoded by the coding sequence ATGCCTCTACCCATCATCGCATCTCCAAAGTCTCGCCTCAATTGCACAGCTCCCCTGGAAGTAACCAGACTCGACACAAGCTCCCCTAAATACTGGAACAGCAACATAGCGGATaccctcctcaccaacaGCACAATGTGTCAGATGGTCGTATTCTGGCACGCCTGCACCCACCTGATCGTCTCCTATATGACCTGCGCATTCGAAGAGGCCCGAAACCACAAAGAACAGACCGCAACCACAGCGCTCATCGACACCGACTGCTGGATATGCCAACAGCATCAGAAATACCCATCCTGGGGCGCATCAACCACAATGCAGCGTCTGCTCATAACCGTCCAGAACATGGAATACATCCTCGGGGTTtcggcagatgaagaagggttCCTGGATATGGTGGCCCGGTTTTACGCCCGAGGCGACCACAAGCGCTGGATGCAGCCGGGTGTCGCGAAGGCAAAGTATACCAAGGACGATCCGTATGTCCGCGGCTTGGAGGTCCAGTCGTATCTTTGTACTCGGGGTCAGCGGGATTTTCACATGAATCCGGGTTATGCGTTTGATGTTCTATTTGCGTTGATGAAGCACTGGGATCGCGCGGACTACTCGGATCTCAATTGGTCTATGACGGGGTATCGGCCGGCGAGTGATTTCTTCTATGTTTCGTCTAGTATGATTGGGATGTTGGCTGATGGGTATGGGGGTGAGCATAGACAGAGGACCGGGGGCAAGCATGTGGCACAGCGATCTCACTGCTTGTCTaatgatggtggtggtggtgtagtGATGCCGACGACACAGTCTACAATGGCATCGTTTGAGGCAGAGATGGGCTTGGGCCATCTGAGAACCGGGTCGTACTCACAGGGTCTCCCTACTCTGGACGCTCAGACTAGCTCGTTTCATAACGTTAATGGTAATCCCGGTTCACTACTTCCACGGCGTCCGTGCGAGGCGCTCAATGGACCCCCCGTCGCTATGAATCAGTTCCCTCAGCTTATCCTCCGTCCCTTGTCCCCGCTCGGGGAGCCTGGACCTTCAATCGAGAATCTCAATCACCCCAGGGCACTGGACGAGAGAGCAGGCCATCATGCACGTACAACCActctctttcatccaatcttctccgccgaATATGACGGGGATATCCACACAAATGAGACATTCCAAGAGTTAGATCTCCATCACCACACCAGATCCAATTCATACGCCTACAATAACACCCTCTCGACGGAAAATACACCATACGAGAGCACTACCACACCCTACACTGACCCTTCCCCATCAAACGAATCCCCCAGACACTCATCCAAGAACCACGATCCACCAGAAGACCTCGACATGCTCCTCTTCTCGCCAACACCGGGACTCGCCACCATTGACCCCAGCATGCTCAACCTGGATTCCCCCGACCAATTGCATCTCCCCGACGACGGAACCTGCGGCACCGGAAAAGGCAAACAACCTATCAGAGATATCTCGCAACTGCACCCCCGTGGCTTTGTCTTCCCGGACATTATGGATATTAGTCACAGCTAA
- a CDS encoding uncharacterized protein (predicted protein) — translation MAALVQTIPQQSGTVSVLQTRPSSSSGAFTPSQSSQQQNSRNSTMSWNSYNTVGGSGSYRVGHQVVAPYAFTSTPNLSSSTNMSNRQSWSPHLRPEHRTSSAPSAPQVSPSPAHPGVNSRFANHPAAGSVSTSSSNSSVQSYMSKDDTAIPSRQPRSGEPPLRPLSTINLSSPPSPNFMNISSPTVARPSPDRYRRGTRRPDGAGASQPAANPVNAPGSGRLAPTTDDHLSQSNTASGSKGPAQDTSRKPGHNRVPSADDSSRTEKQPELAKRYRRRSWGNIDNAGLINLQLHLPSSSPIPTTGGHDYFDPSHRPNSAQSNRDASGSNHSPNSSTSSVRAKRHGVGIIYHQLANINQVRDTAHTESASSSTKVVAKPEDTKRTTKPSPLSQPVTQDPTPGSATTAQPESKGKQVPTESLATQRLADITNNDFKRPGKSRLRRAFSFGSASELLKASAAQSSANKREAIAAEKTRRELLKQELGPEQAAIAEQQEASGLGESIYSHHQGRFFNSSTDNLSVSSTASSASIMLRKMGKGMKRSTRSLVGLFRPKSIVSTASNDGVIVEPMAPQLSVVNVEADRKGVAANPDPQDVPRGGTLFPKVEPKSQSPSAAEDSAADNSQMRKSIVGGDRERAEVLAAVRKGILKKTSEAANSTPNKQAERHLTTNRSDSPHSSAPSTPEDQTRSDNRRSDAVRIAGEDDFLPDGRFLDSKGASITPAAPKSLVFSPRIQFHDTWPSGEYDRRGDIATCNRLTPLLAQQIKEELNNFKMEMEVHETSKIYTHFL, via the exons ATGGCAGCGTTGGTACAGACAATCCCGCAACAAAGTGGCACGGTCTCTGTGCTTCAGACTCgtccctcttcttcctcgggcGCCTTTACTCCTTCTCAGTCATCACAACAGCAGAACTCGCGAAATTCAACCATGTCTTGGAATTCTTACAATACAGTCGGTGGTTCGGGGAGTTACAGGGTTGGCCACCAGGTCGTGGCACCCTATGCTTTCACTAGCACTCCCAATCTCTCCAGTTCGACCAACATGTCAAATCGGCAGTCATGGTCCCCTCACTTGAGGCCGGAGCATCGAACGTCCTCTGCTCCGTCGGCTCCTCAAGTGTCCCCAAGTCCTGCACACCCGGGAGTCAACTCGCGTTTTGCCAATCATCCTGCAGCTGGTTCTGTATCaacatcctcttccaactcttccGTCCAATCCTACATGTCGAAAGACGACACCGCTATCCCGTCGAGACAACCGCGTAGCGGCGAACCCCCTCTCCGTCCTTTATCCACCATTAAcctctcttcccccccctctcCCAACTTTATGAACATTTCCTCTCCGACTGTTGCCCGCCCATCGCCTGATCGCTATCGTCGCGGTACTCGTCGACCGGATGGTGCCGGGGCTTCGCAGCCCGCCGCTAACCCAGTCAACGCACCTGGATCTGGCCGTCTTGCGCCGACGACGGACGACCACCTTTCACAATCGAACACTGCGTCAGGGTCTAAGGGACCGGCACAAGATACGTCTCGTAAACCTGGCCACAACAGGGTGCCCAGTGCCGATGATTCGTCGCGGACAGAAAAACAGCCAGAGTTGGCGAAGAGATACAGGCGACGAAGCTGGGGCAATATTGATAATGCTGGTCTCATTAATCTACAACTTCATCTGCCCTCATCGTCACCAATCCCAACAACAGGCGGCCACGATTATTTCGATCCAAGCCACCGGCCAAATTCGGCGCAGTCCAACAGAGACGCTTCGGGAAGCAACCATTCCCCCAATTCGTCAACCTCTTCTGTAAGAGCAAAGCGACATGGTGTCGGGATTATATACCATCAGTTGGCTAACATTAACCAGGTTCGTGATACGGCACATACGGAGTCTGCGTCGTCGTCTACCAAAGTTGTTGCTAAACCGGAAGATACTAAACGAACTACAAAACCCTCACCGTTGTCGCAACCTGTTACTCAAGATCCCACCCCTGGGAGTGCGACAACGGCACAACCGGAGTCTAAAGGGAAACAGGTTCCAACGGAGAGTCTTGCAACACAACGGCTGGCTGATATTACAAACAATGATTTCAAGAGACCCGGTAAATCCCGGTTGAGAAGGGCTTTCTCGTTCGGAAGCGCATCAGAACTTCTCAAGGCATCTGCTGCTCAAAGTAGCGCGAACAAGAGGGAGGCTATTGCTGCAGAGAAAACTCGGAGGGAACTGCTAAAGCAGGAACTGGGCCCGGAGCAGGCCGCTATTGCTGAGCAACAAGAAGCCAGTGGCCTTGGCGAGAGTATCTACTCCCACCACCAAGGCCGCTTCTTTAACAGCTCTACAGACAATTTGTCTGTCTCTTCTACAGCATCATCCGCTTCGATCATGCTCCGGAAGATGGGTAAGGGGATGAAACGGTCGACGAGGTCCCTCGTTGGATTATTCCGCCCCAAGTCAATTGTGAGCACGGCATCCAATGACGGCGTTATCGTCGAACCGATGGCACCTCAATTGTCCGTGGTCAACGTCGAAGCGGACCGGAAAGGCGTAGCTGCGAATCCGGACCCGCAAGATGTCCCTCGTGGCGGGACATTGTTTCCCAAGGTGGAACCTAAATCCCAAAGTCCCTCGGCTGCCGAAGATAGCGCTGCAGATAATTCTCAAATGCGTAAGAGCATTGTGGGAGGTGACAGGGAGCGGGCGGAGGTTCTAGCTGCAGTAAGGAAGGGTATCCTCAAAA AAACCTCCGAAGCAGCAAATTCCACACCGAATAAGCAGGCCGAGCGTCACTTGACTACGAACCGGAGCGATTCACCTCATTCCAGTGCTCCCAGTACTCCTGAGGACCAAACACGGTCCGACAACCGACGTTCTGACGCAGTCCGGATCGctggtgaggatgattttctACCAGACGGGAGGTTCCTTGATTCCAAGGGAGCTTCCATTACACCAGCGGCTCCTAAAAGTCTCGTCTTCAGTCCCCGCATCCAGTTCCATGATACTTGGCCGAGCGGCGAGTATGATCGTCGTGGTGACATCGCCACCTGCAATCGACTGACCCCTCTCCTTGCCCAACAGATCAAAGAGGAGCTGAACAATTTCAAGATG GAGATGGAAGTTCACGAGACCTCGAAGATTTATACCCACTTCCTCTAA
- a CDS encoding DODA-type extradiol aromatic ring-opening family dioxygenase (predicted protein), with protein MDDAKRARSLFFSHGLGPYVLMGNDHQKPLIYVLQSNAYILDNARGIILFTAHWEASQPHISAGQTPQIYYDYAGAPGLPQEAYEYRYPAPGNPDLAARIAQTLEGAGFQPVLGTTRGWDHGLFVPLLVMRPQADLPVVQMSILKGVCDEDAAERNLRYGAAMK; from the coding sequence ATGGACGACGCCAAACGAGCGAGATCgttgttcttttctcatgGACTTGGCCCATACGTTCTTATGGGGAACGACCATCAAAAGCCCTTGATTTATGTTTTGCAATCCAACGCTTATATTCTTGATAACGCTCGCGGCATTATTTTATTCACTGCCCACTGGGAAGCTTCGCAGCCCCATATATCTGCAGGGCAAACCCCTCAGATATATTATGACTATGCTGGTGCCCCTGGACTCCCACAAGAGGCATACGAATACAGATACCCTGCACCGGGAAACCCAGACCTTGCCGCTCGAATTGCACAGACCTTAGAAGGTGCTGGTTTTCAACCAGTGCTGGGTACGACAAGAGGCTGGGACCACGGGCTATTTGTGCCTTTGCTCGTTATGCGGCCGCAAGCAGACTTGCCTGTCGTCCAGATGAGCATTCTTAAAGGTGTATGTGACGAGGATGCTGCAGAGCGAAATCTGAGATATGGTGCTGCCATGAAATAA
- a CDS encoding uncharacterized protein (predicted protein) produces MKFAVATLAAAALTPLAAADFYIYSMKSGSVNDGMAPINADGFVFLNNPPDCNDVNNKAIFMSSLSDVSGGKHGVRCKGCPDFEEFEFNNKMGYYTIYKNRDYGLFTTDDKKVGQYKMNKSDHFQCGKS; encoded by the exons ATGAAGTTCGCCGTCGCCACTCTCGCCGCCGCGGCCCTCACTCCCCTCGCAGCAGCAGACTTCTACATCTACTCCATGAAAAGCGGCTCAGTCAACGATGGCATGGCTCCCATCAATGCAGACGGAttcgtcttcctcaataACCCCCCTGACTGCAACGACGTCAATAACAAAGCCATCTTCATGTCTTCGCTCAGCGATGTGAGCGGTGGTAAGCACGGTGTGCGTTGCAAGGGATGCCCTGATTTCGAGGAGTTTGAGTTCAACAACAAGATGGGGTACTATA CTATCTACAAGAACCGTGACTACGGCCTGTTCACCACGGATGATAAGAAGGTCGGCCAGTACAAGATGAATAAGTCCGACCATTTTCAGTGCGGAAAGAGTTAA